A part of Vulpes lagopus strain Blue_001 chromosome 4, ASM1834538v1, whole genome shotgun sequence genomic DNA contains:
- the LOC121490154 gene encoding heterogeneous nuclear ribonucleoprotein A3-like — protein MEVKPPPGRPQPVPGRRRRRRGEEGHGPKEPEELRKLFIGGLSFETTDDSLREHFEKWGTLTDCVVMRYPQTKLSRGFGFVTYSCVEEVDTAMCARPHKVDGRVVEPKRAVSREDSVKPGAHLTVKKIFVGGIKEDTEEYNLRDYFEKYGKFETIEVMEDRQSGKKRGFAFVTFDDHDTVDKIVVQKYHTINGHNCEVKKALSKQEMQSAGSQRGRGGGSGNFMGRGGNFGGGGNFGRGGNFGGRGGYGGGGGGSRGSYGGGDGGYNGFGRDGGNYGGGPGYSSRGGYGGGGPGYGNQGGGYGGGGGGYDGYNEGGNFGGGNYGGGGNYNDFGNYSGQQQSNYGPMKGGSFGGRSSGSPYGGGYGSGGGSGGYGSRRF, from the coding sequence AACTGTTTATTGGTGGTTTGAGCTTTGAAACTACGGATGACAGTTTaagagaacattttgaaaaatggggCACACTTACAGATTGTGTCGTAATGAGATACCCCCAAACAAAACTTTCCAGGGGTTTTGGTTTTGTGACTTACTCTTGTGTTGAAGAGGTGGATACAGCAATGTGTGCCCGACCACACAAGGTTGATGGGCGTGTAGTGGAACCAAAGAGAGCTGTTTCTAGAGAGGATTCTGTAAAGCCTGGTGCCCATCTAACAGTGAAGAAAATTTTTGTTGGTGGtattaaagaagatacagaagaatATAATTTGAGAGACTACTTTGAAAAGTATGGCAAATTTGAAACCATAGAAGTTATGGAAGACCGGCAgagtggaaaaaagagaggatTTGCTTTTGTAACTTTTGATGATCATGATACAGTTGATAAAATTGTTGTTCAGAAATACCACACTATTAATGGGCATAATTGTGAAGTGAAAAAGGCCCTTTCTAAACAAGAGATGCAGTCTGCTGGATCGCAAAGAGGTCGTGGAGGTGGATCTGGCAACTTCATGGGTCGTGGAGGAAACTTTGGAGGTGGTGGTAATTTTGGCCGTGGTGGAAACTTTGGTGGAAGAGGAGgctatggtggtggaggtggtggcagcAGAGGTAGTTATGGAGGAGGTGATGGTGGATATAATGGATTTGGACGTGATGGTGGCAACTATGGTGGTGGTCCTGGTTATAGTAGTAGAGGAGGCTATGGTGGTGGTGGACCAGGATATGGAAATCAAGGAGGCGgatatggtggtggtggtggaggataCGATGGTTACAatgaaggaggaaattttggaggtgGTAACTATGGTGGTGGTGGGAACTATAATGATTTTGGAAATTATAGTGGACAACAGCAATCAAATTATGGACCCATGAAAGGGGGCAGTTTTGGTGGAAGAAGCTCGGGCAGTCCCTATGGTGGTGGTTATGGATCTGGTGGTGGAAGTGGTGGATATGGTAGCAGAAGGTTCtaa